A window of bacterium genomic DNA:
TGGGATCCTTGCCTCCGGACAGGTCACCCCGCCGTGGAACGACGCCTGGCAGGCACTCCAGTGGCTGGGGCTCGTCAGTCGATATCACATCGAAGGAGCTCCGGACGTCGTGCAGCTCCACTTCTCCTTCTGGCTGATGCTCCCGGGCGCCGCGGTGGTCGCTGCCCTTTTTGGGGTTCTCTTTGGCGCGCCTACCCTTCGGTTGAAGGGTGACTATCTGGCGATCGTCACCCTGGGCTTCGGCGAGATTGTCCCGATCGTTGTGCGCAATACCCCGAAGCTGACGAACGGGGCAATGGGGCTCAACGGGGTGAACTCCCCACAGGCCTTCGGGTACCGATTCGGGGTCAACTCGACGCCCTATTACTATTTAGGTGTTTTCATGATAGCTCTACTTATATTTATCAGCTACCGGTTGAGGGACTCCCGGATCGGGCGGGCCTGGATGGCGATTCGCGAGGATGAGATCGCCGCAGGCGCCATGGGGGTCAACCGATCGCGTCTGAAGTTGCTGGCGTTCGCCATTGGGGCTGCGTTTGCCGGCGCCACCGGCACCTTCTACATCGCAAAGCTCACGACCGCCACCCCAGACATGTTTCAGTTCCCGGTATCGGTGATGGTGCTCGTGATGGTCGTCTTGGGTGGGATTGGGAGCGTCCCGGGTGTGGTGCTGGGGGCGCTCATCCTCCAACTCCTGCAGTCCTGGTTTTTACAAGATTTGACTCAGTGGACCCACGCACTCGGCCGGCTCGTGCAGAGTGAGTGGCTCCAGCAACTCGAACTCGTCCAAGGGATCGAGCTGATCTTCGGAATCATCCTCGTGATGATGATGCTGTACCGTCGCGGCGGTCTCATCCCTGCCACCCGAAGGACCGCATCCCTGTCCATGACCGAGGAGGCCGCGGCTCCGTCCCGCGGTGGAATTGGGGTCTCACTGAGCCGCATCGAGAAGGTGGAGGTATCACAGGGGACCCCAATGCTGGAGACCGCCGGCCTCACCAAGCGGTTTGGTGGGATCAGCGCGGTGAACAGTGTGGACCTGATCGTCCCTCCCCATACCGTCGTCGGCCTGATCGGGCCCAACGGCTCCGGCAAGACGACGTTCTTCAACCTCGTGACCGGTCTTGATAGCCCGGACAGCGGCCGGGTGCGGTTCGCGGGCGAGGACATCACGGGATTGCCGGCCCACGCCATCGTCCAGAAAGGCATTGCCCGGACCTTCCAGACGCTGCGCCTGTTCGGGAACATGACCGTGCTCGACAATGTCCTCGTGGGGATGCACGCGCGGACCCGGACCAACGCCGTCGGCGCAGTCTTCCGGCCGCCATCGACGCGTGCTGAGGAACGCGAGTCTCGGGAATGGGCGATCGAGGTGTTGCACGTCTTCGGGAACCGGCTCGTCCCTCGAGTGAACCACCTGGCCAGCAGCCTCTCTTACGCAAACCGGCGGCGGCTCGAGATCGCACGCGCGATCGCCTCACGCCCTAAACTCTTGCTGCTGGACGAGCCGACCGCCGGAATGAACCCTGCGGAGACCCTCGAACTGGCGGACCAGATTCGGAGCCTTCGGACCTTCGGCATCACCGTTTTGCTCATCGAGCACAAGATGAACGTCGTGAACGAGATCTCCGACAAGGTCGCCGTCCTGGACTACGGTGAGAAGATCGCAGAAGGCACAGTGAAGGAGGTTCAGCGGAACGATGATGTCATCCGCGCCTACCTCGGACGGACAGCTGCTGCTGGAGTTTAGGGACGTCGACACGTACTACGGCGAGCTCCACGCCCTCAAGCGGGTGAACTACGAGATTCGCGCGGGCGAGATCGTATGTTTGCTGGGCGGGAACGCATCGGGAAAATCTACGACGATGAAGACTGTCTTGGGGCTCGTACGGCCGGCTCGGGGGACTGTGTTCTACCGCGGGGAGCCGATCAACGGGTTACCCACCTCGGAGCGGGTCAGGCGGGGGATCGCGCCGGTGCCTGAGGCCCGGCGGCTGTTTCCCAAGATGACCGTCTACGAAAACCTCGAGATGGGCGCGTATACGAGGGAGGATCTTACCGGAATCGAGCAGGACCTGGAGCGCGTCTACACCCTTTTCCCGCGGGTCAAGGAGCGGCGCAACCAGCTTGCCGGGACGCTGTCCGGCGGCGAGCAGCAGATGGTGGCGATCGGGCGGGCGCTCATGGCCCGGCCGAGCCTCCTGTGCATGGACGAGCCATCGATGGGGCTCTCACCGATCCTCGTGGAGCAGGTGTTCGACATCATCAAGGAGATCAACCGTCAGGGCACGACGATCTTCGTCGTAGAACAGAATGCCAACATGGCGCTCTCGATCGCCACGCGGGGTTACGTGCTCCAGACGGGCCAGGTGGTGCTTTCGGGGACGGCGCAGAGCCTGCGCGAGAACGAGATGATCCGAAGCGCCTACCTGGGCGAGTTGAAGACCGCCTGAGAGAACGCGGGTGCTCCATGGGAGGATATCTCTTCAAGCGGGTGCTCCAGGCGGTCCCTCTCCTGATCGGCGTCTCGTTCGTTGCCTTCGTCATCCTTCGGCTCGCCCCGGGCGGCCCTATGGCCGTCTACGCCCAGAACCCCAGCATGACCGAGGCCGATATGCGCCGGATCGAGCATCTCCTGGGGTTGGATCAACCGATCCACGTGCAGTACGTGCGATGGGCCTCCGGCATGCTGAGCGGCCATCTCGGGTATTCCTATCGGACCGGACGTCCGGTTGGGGCGATCATTCTCGAGCGCGTGCCGGCTACGATCGAGTTAATGGGCGCTGCCTATCTGATTGCGATCACGTTCGGGATCACCACGGGAGTCGTGAGCGCCCTGCGCCGCTATAGCCTTTTTGACTACCTCGCCACCCCGGCGGCCATGATCGGGCTCTCCGTACCCACCTTCTGGTTTGGGCTCATCGTGATCATCGTGTTCGCGGCGACCCTCCACTGGATTCCTTCTGGCGGCCTCTCATCGCTGGGCTCGCCGTTCTCGGCGAGAGACCGTTTCATTCACCTCGTCGGGCCCGCCTCCGTGCTCGGACTCTGGATGACGGCCACGTGGAGCCGGTACACTCGGTCGAGCGTACTGGAGGTCATTGGCCAGGATTACATCCGGACGGCACGAGCCAAGGGACTTCGCGCAGCCGCGGTCCTCCAGCGCCATACGCTGAGGAACGCGTTGATTCCCTTGATCACGCTGGGAGGATTAGAGTTCCGGAATCTCTTCGGTGGGGCGCTGGTGACCGAGACCGTGTTCTCATGGCCGGGTGTCGGACGGCTGTACCTCGACTCGTTGAATTACCAGGACTACTCGGTGATCCTCGGGCTCCTACTGGTCACCTCGGCAATGGTGCTCGCGGGCAGTCTCCTCGCCGACCTCTGCTATGCGCTCGTCGATCCGCGCATCCGGATGGCGTAGGACGGCCCCGATGAACAAGGCCGAAGCGATCGGGGCGAATCCGCGGGCCGGAGCGCCACGCATGCTCGCGCCGCACAGCCGGGCGTCCATAGTCTGGCGGAGGTTTCTCCGCAACCGGCTCGGGTCGGTAGGGGCGTTCGTGGTGGTCTTGCTCGTCCTCCTGGCGGTTTTCGCGCCGGCACTAACGCCTCGGAATCCGCTGTACATCGATATGGCGTACAAGTTCGCTCCGCCGGGGCAGCACGGCTTTCCGCTCGGCGCGGACGAGTTGGGTCGCGACATCCTGAGCCGTCTCCTCCACGCGGGCCGCGTCTCGCTCGCCGTCGGGCTGATCACCGCGTTGATCGCGGTGGTGGTGGGCTCCGTCCTCGGCGCCGTCGCCGGGTTTCACGGGGGCGTGGTCGACGTCGTGATCATGCGCCTCGCGGACGTCCTCCTCTCGATGCCGACCATCTTCTTGCTCCTGGGGTTGTCCGCTTTTCTCAAACCCACGATGCTCACCATCACGCTCATCATCGGCCTGAACTCATGGATGGCGGTCGCCCGGCTCGTGCGCGGTCAGATCCTGGCCATCAAACAGCAGGAGTTCGTCGCCGCCGCTCGGGCGATCGGCTCGACCGATCTCCGCCTCATCTTCCGTGAGCTACTCCCCAACGCGATGGCGCCCGTACTGGTGGCGGCCACGCTGACCGTGGCCACGGCCATCCTCTTGGAGTCGGCGCTGAGCTACCTAGGGTACGGGATCCAACCGCCCACGGCCAGCTGGGGCAACATGCTGAACAACGCCCAGACCTACGTCTTCTCCGCGCCATGGGCGGCGATTTTCCCGGGGATGATGATCACCCTCACCGTGCTGAGCTTCAACTTTGCCGGCGACGGGCTCCGGGACGCCCTGGATCCTCGGCTCACATTCTCGTGACGGGCGCGGTCGAAGGGGGACGCAGATGACTCGCCAGCAGGCGCGATCGTCGAGCGAGACCAAAGGGCAGGCCGGGGGGGCGCGGGTGACCCGGCGGCGATTTCTCGCCCAGACCATTCTGACCGCCGGGACGGCGGCAGCGGGTGCGCTGCTCGGCGGCGCGCGCTCCCCCTCGGGCGCCCTCGTCCAAGCGCAAACGACCGCACGGCCCCAGCGGGGAGGCCAGATCATCATGGGCATCTCGCAGGAGCCCCAAAACTTCAATCCGATCATGCCTTGGATCGAGACGCAACGGGGCACCCACATGTCCCTCTTCGACGCCCCGTGGCGGATCGACCCGAAGGGGAAGTACGTGGCCAGCCTCGCCGCCGAGATCCCCAGCCTGACGAACGGCGGCATCTCCGCTGGCGGCACGGCCTTCACGATCAAGTTGCGGCGGGACGCCAAGTGGCACGACGGCCAGCCGCTGACCGCGAAGGATGTCGTCTTCACCTGGCAGACGTTGATGAATCCGAAGGTCACCGCCTACTCGACCGTCGGGTATGACCAGATCGGCTCGATGGAAGCCGCAGACGATTTCACGGTCAGGTTCACCCTGAAAGAGCCCTACGCGCCGATCATGTCCGTTCTAGCCGACATGTACATCGTCCCGGAGCATGTGCTGGCCAAGAGCCCGGACATCAATAAAGATGAGTTCAACACAAAGAAGCCGATCGGCAGCGGCGCCTTCAAGTTTGTGGAGTGGGTGGCGGGGGACCACATCACGGTTGAGGCCAACCGGGCCTATCACGGGCCCGGGCCGTACGTGGACCGGTTGATCTACAAGTATGTGCCCGATCTCACGGTGCTCTTCACCCAGTTCAAGACGGGCGAGATCGACGTCACCGGGACCCAGGGCATCCTGGTCGACCTCTATCCCGAGGCCAAGGCGCTCCCCAATACCACGGTGTTTGTGACGCCGGGAACGCAATACGAGAACGTGGGCTTCAACTTTCTCAACCCGTTATTTCAGGACCGCCGGGTACGGCAGGCGCTGTACTTTGGTATGGACAAGAAGCCGATCATCGAGAAGATTTTCCACGGCCTGGTCCCCGAGGCGGAGACCTACATTCCGCCTCAGTCGTGGGCGTTCGATCCCAGGGTCAAAGGCACCCACAAATACAATCCCGACCAGGCCAAAGAGTTGCTCGAGCGGGCGGGCTGGAAGGTCGGCCCGGACGGGATCCGGGT
This region includes:
- a CDS encoding peptide ABC transporter substrate-binding protein, yielding MTRQQARSSSETKGQAGGARVTRRRFLAQTILTAGTAAAGALLGGARSPSGALVQAQTTARPQRGGQIIMGISQEPQNFNPIMPWIETQRGTHMSLFDAPWRIDPKGKYVASLAAEIPSLTNGGISAGGTAFTIKLRRDAKWHDGQPLTAKDVVFTWQTLMNPKVTAYSTVGYDQIGSMEAADDFTVRFTLKEPYAPIMSVLADMYIVPEHVLAKSPDINKDEFNTKKPIGSGAFKFVEWVAGDHITVEANRAYHGPGPYVDRLIYKYVPDLTVLFTQFKTGEIDVTGTQGILVDLYPEAKALPNTTVFVTPGTQYENVGFNFLNPLFQDRRVRQALYFGMDKKPIIEKIFHGLVPEAETYIPPQSWAFDPRVKGTHKYNPDQAKELLERAGWKVGPDGIRVKGGQRLAFENATTAGNKAREQIQQLLQQQWRQIGVEMKINNLPAAVIFGDFYRLSKFQTVINGIPMGPDPDHTFRLHSKYIPVKGGKGRNAIAYENPEVDHLLEAGVREVDQEKRKPIYHKLQQVLAIDLPHLPIYHYVGIAGIKAAIQGLQPNPNMVDPSWNSNEWWLRR
- a CDS encoding branched-chain amino acid ABC transporter ATP-binding protein/permease; translation: MVQNGGDIDAAANACAFAILALGLNIVVGFAGLLDLGYAAFFAIGAYVYGILASGQVTPPWNDAWQALQWLGLVSRYHIEGAPDVVQLHFSFWLMLPGAAVVAALFGVLFGAPTLRLKGDYLAIVTLGFGEIVPIVVRNTPKLTNGAMGLNGVNSPQAFGYRFGVNSTPYYYLGVFMIALLIFISYRLRDSRIGRAWMAIREDEIAAGAMGVNRSRLKLLAFAIGAAFAGATGTFYIAKLTTATPDMFQFPVSVMVLVMVVLGGIGSVPGVVLGALILQLLQSWFLQDLTQWTHALGRLVQSEWLQQLELVQGIELIFGIILVMMMLYRRGGLIPATRRTASLSMTEEAAAPSRGGIGVSLSRIEKVEVSQGTPMLETAGLTKRFGGISAVNSVDLIVPPHTVVGLIGPNGSGKTTFFNLVTGLDSPDSGRVRFAGEDITGLPAHAIVQKGIARTFQTLRLFGNMTVLDNVLVGMHARTRTNAVGAVFRPPSTRAEERESREWAIEVLHVFGNRLVPRVNHLASSLSYANRRRLEIARAIASRPKLLLLDEPTAGMNPAETLELADQIRSLRTFGITVLLIEHKMNVVNEISDKVAVLDYGEKIAEGTVKEVQRNDDVIRAYLGRTAAAGV
- a CDS encoding ABC transporter permease; this encodes MGGYLFKRVLQAVPLLIGVSFVAFVILRLAPGGPMAVYAQNPSMTEADMRRIEHLLGLDQPIHVQYVRWASGMLSGHLGYSYRTGRPVGAIILERVPATIELMGAAYLIAITFGITTGVVSALRRYSLFDYLATPAAMIGLSVPTFWFGLIVIIVFAATLHWIPSGGLSSLGSPFSARDRFIHLVGPASVLGLWMTATWSRYTRSSVLEVIGQDYIRTARAKGLRAAAVLQRHTLRNALIPLITLGGLEFRNLFGGALVTETVFSWPGVGRLYLDSLNYQDYSVILGLLLVTSAMVLAGSLLADLCYALVDPRIRMA
- a CDS encoding ABC transporter permease; this translates as MNKAEAIGANPRAGAPRMLAPHSRASIVWRRFLRNRLGSVGAFVVVLLVLLAVFAPALTPRNPLYIDMAYKFAPPGQHGFPLGADELGRDILSRLLHAGRVSLAVGLITALIAVVVGSVLGAVAGFHGGVVDVVIMRLADVLLSMPTIFLLLGLSAFLKPTMLTITLIIGLNSWMAVARLVRGQILAIKQQEFVAAARAIGSTDLRLIFRELLPNAMAPVLVAATLTVATAILLESALSYLGYGIQPPTASWGNMLNNAQTYVFSAPWAAIFPGMMITLTVLSFNFAGDGLRDALDPRLTFS
- a CDS encoding ABC transporter ATP-binding protein, with amino-acid sequence MMSSAPTSDGQLLLEFRDVDTYYGELHALKRVNYEIRAGEIVCLLGGNASGKSTTMKTVLGLVRPARGTVFYRGEPINGLPTSERVRRGIAPVPEARRLFPKMTVYENLEMGAYTREDLTGIEQDLERVYTLFPRVKERRNQLAGTLSGGEQQMVAIGRALMARPSLLCMDEPSMGLSPILVEQVFDIIKEINRQGTTIFVVEQNANMALSIATRGYVLQTGQVVLSGTAQSLRENEMIRSAYLGELKTA